A single window of Acetobacteraceae bacterium DNA harbors:
- the rplB gene encoding 50S ribosomal protein L2, which translates to MALKHFNPTTPSNRGTVLIDRSGLWKGKPVKTLTEGKTSTGGRNNHGHITVRFRGGGHKKAYRLIDFRRRKFDVAGEIERIEYDPNRTAFIALIRYEDGELSYILAPQRLQVGDKVIAGEKVDAKPGNAMPLRSMPVGTIVHNIELKQGAGGKLARSAGTYAQLVGKDSGYAQLKLQSGELRLVRGECMATVGAVSNPDNMNQSLGKAGRQRWKGRRPHNRGVVMNPVDHPHGGGEGRTSGGRHPVTPWGKPTKGFKTRNNKKTDHLIIRRRKTGK; encoded by the coding sequence ATGGCATTAAAACATTTTAACCCTACAACTCCCAGCAATCGCGGAACGGTTCTTATTGACCGTAGCGGTCTGTGGAAGGGTAAGCCCGTAAAAACCTTGACCGAAGGTAAAACTTCAACAGGTGGGCGTAATAATCACGGTCATATTACAGTGCGTTTCCGTGGTGGTGGGCATAAAAAAGCTTATCGTCTCATTGATTTCCGTCGTCGTAAATTTGACGTTGCCGGAGAAATCGAACGTATTGAGTACGATCCAAATCGTACAGCATTTATTGCTTTGATCCGTTATGAGGATGGAGAACTTTCTTATATCCTCGCACCTCAGCGTTTGCAGGTCGGTGATAAAGTTATTGCTGGTGAAAAAGTCGATGCAAAACCAGGGAATGCAATGCCATTGCGTTCAATGCCTGTCGGAACCATTGTCCATAATATTGAGCTAAAGCAGGGTGCAGGTGGAAAGCTTGCGCGTTCCGCTGGTACATATGCTCAGTTGGTCGGTAAAGATAGCGGTTATGCTCAGCTTAAACTCCAATCTGGCGAATTACGCTTGGTTCGTGGTGAATGTATGGCAACGGTTGGCGCAGTTTCCAATCCTGACAATATGAACCAAAGCCTAGGTAAAGCAGGTCGTCAAAGATGGAAAGGGCGTCGTCCTCATAACCGAGGCGTTGTCATGAACCCGGTTGACCATCCACACGGTGGTGGTGAAGGCCGTACATCTGGTGGTCGTCATCCTGTTACACCTTGGGGTAAACCAACCAAGGGCTTCAAGACCCGCAATAACAAAAAAACTGATCACTTGATCATCCGTCGTCGTAAAACGGGTAAATAA
- the rpsS gene encoding 30S ribosomal protein S19 — MARSVWKGPFVDGYLFAKAEAARESGRNEVIKIWSRRSTILPQFVGLTFGVYNGRKFLPVQVTENMVGHKFGEFSPTRTYTGHGADKKAKRG, encoded by the coding sequence ATGGCACGTTCCGTCTGGAAAGGCCCGTTTGTCGACGGGTATCTTTTTGCAAAAGCTGAGGCAGCCAGAGAATCTGGTCGTAACGAAGTTATTAAGATTTGGTCCCGCCGGTCCACAATCCTTCCTCAGTTCGTTGGTCTAACCTTTGGTGTCTATAACGGGCGTAAATTCTTGCCTGTTCAAGTTACTGAAAATATGGTTGGCCATAAATTTGGTGAGTTCTCACCAACCCGTACCTATACGGGTCATGGTGCAGATAAGAAAGCAAAGAGGGGATAA
- a CDS encoding 50S ribosomal protein L23 produces MSVKQIYANKKAVAALSDAELLDIVRTPVITEKATFVSETGQYVFTVAPTATKEAIRRAVEEIFKVSVISVQTLNQKGKVKRTKGRVGTRSDVKKAYVRLAPGAQIDLTAKIG; encoded by the coding sequence ATGAGTGTAAAACAAATTTACGCAAATAAAAAAGCTGTCGCTGCTTTGTCCGATGCTGAATTGCTCGACATTGTTCGCACACCTGTCATTACAGAAAAAGCAACCTTTGTTTCCGAAACAGGGCAGTATGTCTTTACTGTTGCACCAACTGCAACAAAAGAAGCTATTCGTCGCGCTGTCGAAGAAATTTTTAAGGTAAGTGTTATCTCTGTTCAAACCTTGAACCAGAAAGGAAAGGTTAAACGTACAAAAGGCCGTGTTGGTACACGTTCTGATGTCAAAAAAGCCTATGTTCGCCTGGCTCCTGGGGCACAGATTGATCTAACAGCCAAGATTGGGTAG
- a CDS encoding 50S ribosomal protein L3, protein MRTGLIAKKLGMSRIFKEDGVSIPVTLLQLDNVEVVDVRTIERDGYAALQLGYGEAKAKHVSKPNRGHFASQKVQLKKKLVEFRVAEDAVLDVGTQLTAAHFVPGQKVDVTGTSKGKGFAGAMKRHNFRGLEASHGVSISHRSHGSTGQRQDPGKVFKGKKMAGHMGDRRVTTQNLEIAAVDQEHNLIFIKGAVPGSKEGYVLVSDAVKKQRHPEAPYPTHVAEAAQ, encoded by the coding sequence ATGCGTACCGGACTTATTGCAAAAAAATTAGGAATGAGCCGTATCTTCAAAGAAGACGGTGTCAGCATTCCCGTAACACTCCTTCAACTTGATAATGTTGAAGTTGTTGATGTTAGAACAATCGAACGTGACGGATATGCCGCACTTCAGCTTGGCTACGGCGAAGCGAAAGCAAAGCATGTCAGCAAGCCAAATCGTGGCCATTTTGCAAGTCAAAAAGTTCAGTTGAAAAAGAAACTTGTTGAGTTTAGAGTAGCTGAGGATGCCGTCCTTGATGTTGGTACCCAGTTAACAGCAGCTCACTTTGTCCCAGGTCAAAAAGTTGACGTTACGGGAACAAGTAAAGGTAAGGGATTTGCCGGTGCTATGAAACGGCATAACTTCCGTGGTTTGGAAGCATCCCATGGTGTGTCCATTAGTCACCGTTCGCACGGTTCTACTGGTCAGCGCCAAGATCCTGGAAAAGTTTTTAAGGGAAAGAAAATGGCTGGTCACATGGGTGATCGCCGTGTAACAACTCAGAACCTTGAAATCGCAGCTGTGGATCAAGAACATAACTTAATATTTATTAAAGGAGCTGTTCCAGGCTCTAAAGAAGGTTACGTCCTTGTTTCTGATGCTGTTAAAAAGCAGCGCCACCCAGAAGCCCCATATCCAACACATGTGGCTGAAGCGGCGCAATAA
- the rpsJ gene encoding 30S ribosomal protein S10: protein MDDQNIRIRLKAYDHRVLDSSTRDIVNTAKRTGARVRGPIPLPTHIARFTVNRSPHIDKKSREQFEMRTHRRLLDIVEPTPQTVDALMKLDLAAGVDVEIKL, encoded by the coding sequence ATGGACGATCAAAATATTCGTATACGCCTAAAAGCTTATGACCACCGGGTGCTCGATAGCAGTACTCGTGATATTGTAAACACAGCGAAAAGAACGGGGGCTCGGGTACGTGGTCCTATTCCCCTCCCGACACATATTGCGCGCTTTACGGTTAACCGCTCACCACATATTGACAAAAAGAGTCGTGAGCAGTTCGAAATGCGTACGCATCGCCGCTTGTTGGACATCGTTGAACCAACACCACAAACAGTTGACGCGCTTATGAAGCTCGACCTTGCTGCTGGTGTTGACGTCGAAATTAAACTTTGA
- the rpsG gene encoding 30S ribosomal protein S7 encodes MSRRHSVEKREILPDPKFGDVVLTRFMNVMMYDGKKSLAERILYGALDSLAKRGGPDADPVAMFHSALDNVKPQVEVRSRRVGGATYQVPVDVRAERRQALAIRWIVDAARKRSEKTMCDRLSQELFDAINNRGSAVKKREDTHRMAEANRAFSHYRW; translated from the coding sequence ATGAGTCGTCGGCATAGTGTTGAAAAGCGCGAAATTCTTCCAGATCCAAAGTTTGGAGATGTCGTGTTAACCCGTTTCATGAATGTCATGATGTATGACGGGAAAAAATCTTTAGCAGAGCGCATCCTTTATGGTGCTCTGGATAGCTTAGCCAAAAGGGGCGGCCCGGATGCAGATCCAGTGGCCATGTTCCATTCGGCTTTAGATAATGTTAAACCTCAAGTTGAGGTTCGCTCTCGTCGCGTTGGTGGTGCCACTTATCAGGTTCCAGTTGATGTGCGTGCAGAACGTCGTCAGGCTCTGGCTATTCGCTGGATTGTTGACGCAGCGCGTAAAAGAAGCGAAAAGACAATGTGTGATCGCCTTTCACAAGAGTTGTTTGATGCGATTAATAATCGTGGATCAGCTGTTAAAAAGCGCGAGGATACCCATCGTATGGCCGAAGCCAACCGTGCTTTCAGCCATTATCGTTGGTAA
- the tuf gene encoding elongation factor Tu, with amino-acid sequence MAKAKFERNKPHCNIGTIGHVDHGKTSLTAAITKTLAKRGGAEYSAYDQIDKAPEERARGITISTAHVEYETDNRHYAHVDCPGHADYVKNMITGAAQMDGAILVVSAADGPMPQTREHILLSRQVGVPALVVFMNKVDQVDDPELLELVEMEIRELLSSYEFPGDDIPIVQGSALATLEDGDASIGEDKVLELMAAVDAYIPQPERPIDRPFLMPIEDVFSISGRGTVVTGRIERGEINVGNEVEIVGLKDTTKTTVTGVEMFRKLLDRGEAGDNIGALLRGTKREDVERGQVLAKPGSITPHSEFKAEAYILTKEEGGRHTPFFTNYRPQFYFRTTDVTGVVELPEGVEMVMPGDNIAMDVKLIAPIAMDEGLRFAIREGGRTVGAGVVSSVKK; translated from the coding sequence ATGGCTAAAGCTAAGTTTGAGCGGAATAAACCGCATTGCAACATTGGCACCATCGGTCACGTTGACCACGGTAAAACATCTTTGACAGCTGCGATCACAAAAACGCTTGCTAAAAGAGGTGGCGCAGAATACAGCGCATATGATCAAATTGATAAAGCCCCAGAAGAAAGAGCACGTGGTATTACAATTTCCACAGCTCACGTTGAGTATGAGACAGACAACCGTCACTATGCTCACGTCGACTGCCCAGGCCATGCTGACTATGTTAAAAACATGATCACAGGTGCGGCTCAGATGGATGGCGCAATCTTGGTTGTGTCCGCTGCTGACGGTCCAATGCCACAGACTCGTGAGCACATCTTGCTTTCACGTCAGGTCGGTGTTCCTGCACTTGTCGTTTTCATGAATAAAGTTGATCAGGTTGATGATCCTGAGTTGCTTGAACTCGTGGAAATGGAAATTCGTGAGCTTCTTTCTTCATACGAATTCCCAGGCGACGATATTCCAATTGTCCAGGGTTCCGCTTTGGCAACATTGGAAGATGGTGATGCCTCCATCGGTGAAGACAAAGTTCTTGAATTGATGGCAGCTGTTGATGCTTACATTCCACAGCCAGAACGTCCAATTGATCGTCCATTCTTGATGCCAATTGAAGACGTTTTCTCAATTTCCGGTCGTGGTACAGTTGTTACCGGTCGTATTGAGCGCGGTGAAATCAATGTTGGTAACGAAGTTGAAATCGTTGGTCTTAAAGACACAACAAAAACAACTGTCACCGGCGTTGAAATGTTCCGTAAATTGCTTGATCGTGGTGAAGCAGGTGATAACATCGGTGCATTGTTGCGTGGTACAAAACGTGAAGATGTTGAACGTGGTCAAGTTCTTGCAAAACCAGGTTCCATTACACCACACAGCGAATTCAAAGCTGAAGCATATATTTTGACAAAAGAAGAAGGTGGTCGTCACACCCCATTCTTCACCAACTATCGTCCGCAGTTCTATTTCAGAACAACAGACGTTACAGGTGTTGTTGAGCTTCCAGAAGGCGTTGAAATGGTCATGCCTGGTGATAACATTGCTATGGATGTTAAACTGATTGCTCCGATTGCTATGGATGAAGGCTTGCGCTTTGCTATCCGTGAAGGTGGTCGTACAGTTGGTGCGGGTGTTGTCTCTTCCGTTAAGAAATAA
- a CDS encoding 30S ribosomal protein S12 yields MPTINQLIAKGRQPAAKRNKVPALQGCPQKRGVCTRVYTVTPKKPNSALRKVAKVRLTNGYEVVSYIPGEGHNLQEHSVVLIRGGRVKDLPGVRYHIVRGVLDTQGIPKRRQRRSHYGAKRPK; encoded by the coding sequence ATGCCCACTATTAACCAGCTCATTGCTAAAGGTCGCCAGCCGGCGGCTAAACGCAACAAGGTGCCAGCCTTGCAGGGATGCCCTCAGAAACGCGGGGTTTGCACCCGTGTCTATACCGTAACGCCAAAAAAGCCGAACTCAGCTTTGAGAAAAGTGGCCAAGGTCCGTCTGACCAATGGTTATGAGGTGGTGAGTTATATTCCTGGTGAAGGTCATAACCTTCAGGAACATAGCGTTGTCCTTATTCGCGGCGGACGTGTAAAGGATTTACCAGGTGTGCGCTATCACATTGTTCGTGGTGTCTTGGATACGCAAGGTATTCCAAAACGTCGTCAGAGACGTTCACACTACGGTGCAAAACGTCCGAAATAA
- the rplD gene encoding 50S ribosomal protein L4 — MEVEVKNLGGEAKGKMPLSQEIFGIKPRTDIMARVVLWQLAKARSGNHAIKSRSEVSGTTKKVYRQKGTGSARHGSVRAPQYRTGGVVHGPVLRSHAYSLPKKVRRLGLLSALSQKVAEGKILLIEEAAGIAKTKQAAETVKNLGLESALFIDAAVNPEFSNAIANVIGLDVLPVAGANVYDILKHDTLVLTRAAVEGLEKRLSKGAAA; from the coding sequence ATGGAAGTTGAAGTAAAAAATCTGGGAGGTGAGGCAAAAGGTAAAATGCCTCTTTCCCAGGAAATTTTTGGCATCAAGCCACGCACCGATATAATGGCGCGCGTGGTGCTCTGGCAGTTGGCGAAAGCCCGTTCCGGTAATCATGCTATTAAAAGTCGTAGTGAAGTTTCAGGAACAACCAAAAAGGTCTATCGTCAGAAAGGTACGGGTTCTGCTCGTCACGGTTCTGTGCGTGCGCCTCAGTATCGTACTGGTGGTGTTGTTCATGGTCCTGTGCTGCGTTCGCATGCTTACAGCTTACCGAAGAAAGTAAGACGTCTTGGTCTTCTTTCAGCACTTTCTCAGAAAGTCGCGGAAGGTAAAATTCTTCTTATCGAAGAAGCTGCAGGTATTGCAAAAACAAAGCAGGCTGCTGAAACTGTTAAAAATCTAGGACTAGAATCCGCACTCTTTATCGATGCGGCTGTTAATCCTGAATTTTCAAATGCCATTGCAAACGTAATTGGGCTGGATGTCCTCCCGGTTGCTGGTGCAAACGTGTATGATATTCTAAAACATGACACTTTGGTTTTGACACGTGCAGCTGTCGAAGGTCTTGAAAAGCGTCTATCAAAAGGAGCTGCAGCATGA